The Gimibacter soli genome includes a region encoding these proteins:
- a CDS encoding YHS domain-containing (seleno)protein gives MTSRSAVAAIGLALATATFAMGTPSFAVVETSTSEVNADAHGLAMQGYDPVAYFTAGGPQKGDKKFALQHTGGTYYFASAENRDTFMADPDRYLPQYGGFCAMGVALGKKLDGDPNVWKIVDDKLYLNVNKDVSVAWQRDIPGNLEKADEYWPGLKYRTPASLN, from the coding sequence ATGACTTCTCGATCGGCAGTTGCGGCAATCGGTCTTGCGCTTGCAACCGCCACCTTCGCCATGGGGACCCCGAGCTTCGCGGTCGTCGAAACCTCGACCTCTGAAGTGAATGCCGATGCCCATGGCCTCGCCATGCAGGGCTACGATCCCGTTGCCTACTTCACGGCAGGCGGCCCGCAGAAAGGTGACAAGAAATTTGCCCTTCAGCACACCGGCGGCACCTACTATTTCGCCAGCGCTGAAAACCGCGACACCTTCATGGCCGACCCCGACCGCTACCTGCCGCAATATGGCGGCTTCTGCGCCATGGGCGTAGCGCTTGGCAAGAAACTCGACGGTGATCCGAATGTCTGGAAGATCGTTGACGACAAGCTCTATCTCAACGTCAACAAGGACGTATCGGTCGCGTGGCAGCGCGATATCCCCGGCAACCTCGAAAAAGCCGACGAATACTGGCCGGGCCTGAAGTACCGCACCCCGGCTTCCCTGAACTAA
- a CDS encoding BufA1 family periplasmic bufferin-type metallophore, with protein sequence MDIKKATYLSAAVAVVMSNMVVASAAEAREPQEKCYGISKAGYNDCAAGPGTSCAGSSKRDFQGNAWKLVPKGTCTTIETPSSPTGFGQLSEYEEAKS encoded by the coding sequence ATGGACATCAAGAAGGCGACATATCTTTCGGCTGCGGTCGCAGTCGTCATGTCGAACATGGTGGTCGCCTCGGCAGCCGAGGCGCGTGAGCCGCAGGAGAAATGCTACGGGATTTCGAAAGCCGGCTACAATGATTGCGCCGCCGGGCCGGGCACGTCCTGCGCCGGCAGCTCCAAGCGCGACTTTCAGGGCAATGCCTGGAAGCTCGTTCCTAAAGGCACCTGCACCACAATCGAAACGCCTTCCTCGCCCACCGGCTTTGGCCAGCTGAGCGAATACGAGGAAGCAAAGAGCTGA
- a CDS encoding TetR/AcrR family transcriptional regulator, which translates to MSASKRDELVQRALKTFYQGGFHAIGMDKLAKETGVSKTAIYKHFRTKEDLILAVLRLRDEQFRNWLMRRVAALAEAPGAQLLAIFDALDEWFRESDFRSCMFIKASSEYQDRAHPIHATAAEHKRLLLIYFTDLARRAGAKAPEALARELLTLKEGAIVLAHLFGPDDAARDARRTAERILQAELPAKG; encoded by the coding sequence ATGAGCGCATCGAAGCGAGACGAACTGGTCCAGAGGGCGTTGAAGACATTCTACCAGGGTGGCTTCCACGCAATCGGGATGGACAAACTTGCCAAGGAAACGGGGGTCTCGAAGACCGCCATTTACAAGCATTTCCGCACCAAGGAGGATCTGATCCTTGCCGTGCTGCGGCTGCGGGATGAACAGTTCCGCAACTGGCTGATGCGCCGGGTGGCGGCGCTCGCCGAGGCGCCGGGCGCCCAGCTGCTGGCGATCTTCGATGCGCTGGATGAATGGTTCCGCGAATCGGATTTCAGAAGCTGCATGTTCATCAAGGCCTCGTCCGAATATCAGGACAGGGCCCATCCGATCCACGCCACGGCCGCCGAGCATAAAAGGCTTCTGCTGATCTATTTCACCGATCTCGCCCGCCGCGCCGGCGCGAAGGCACCCGAAGCACTGGCGCGCGAGCTGCTGACGCTCAAGGAAGGCGCCATTGTGCTGGCCCACCTGTTCGGCCCCGACGACGCCGCCCGCGACGCCCGCCGCACCGCCGAACGAATCCTGCAGGCGGAACTACCCGCCAAGGGGTGA
- a CDS encoding DNA adenine methylase: MRKPLKPFLKWAGGKRWLFESGQFRLPEFSGKYIEPFLGGGAVFFENQPRNAILSDFNGRLIELYQQIRDNLEDFEILLAGHAESHSKEYYYQTRAQQFDSAVERAAQFLYLNRTCWNGLYRENLKGEFNVPIGTKQTVIFESDNFGAWSKALRGVILENKDFEEAINEAHTGDFIFVDPPYTVRHNLNGFVKYNQKIFSWNDQERLRDALKRAHARGVSFALTNADHQSIRDLYCGFGDQKKLWRHSVIAGNAENRTLSSELLISALRE; this comes from the coding sequence ATGCGGAAACCCCTTAAGCCATTTCTCAAATGGGCGGGTGGCAAACGTTGGCTCTTTGAAAGTGGCCAGTTCAGACTTCCTGAGTTCAGCGGAAAGTATATTGAGCCCTTTCTGGGGGGGGGCGCGGTATTCTTCGAGAATCAGCCTAGAAATGCGATTTTGAGCGACTTCAATGGGCGACTGATTGAGTTATATCAGCAGATTAGAGATAATCTGGAGGATTTTGAAATTCTCTTGGCAGGACATGCAGAATCACATTCCAAGGAATACTACTATCAAACTCGTGCACAGCAATTTGATTCTGCCGTAGAAAGAGCAGCACAATTTCTCTACCTCAACCGAACCTGTTGGAATGGGTTGTATCGAGAGAACTTAAAAGGCGAATTCAATGTCCCTATTGGCACTAAGCAAACAGTAATTTTTGAAAGCGATAATTTCGGAGCCTGGTCCAAGGCACTTAGGGGCGTCATTTTGGAGAACAAAGACTTCGAGGAAGCAATCAACGAAGCACATACAGGTGATTTTATATTCGTTGATCCTCCGTACACAGTTCGCCATAATTTGAATGGATTTGTTAAATATAATCAGAAAATATTTTCTTGGAATGATCAGGAAAGATTACGTGATGCGTTGAAAAGGGCGCATGCTCGAGGCGTATCATTCGCACTCACCAATGCGGACCATCAAAGTATTAGAGATCTATATTGTGGTTTTGGAGACCAGAAAAAACTTTGGAGGCATAGCGTCATTGCGGGCAACGCAGAAAACCGCACTCTTTCAAGCGAGCTGCTTATTTCTGCCCTTCGTGAATGA
- a CDS encoding DNA-binding domain-containing protein, whose amino-acid sequence MNRVFAQAVLAPAADVPLGIINTGGRFNLYRNNFLAGLTDILGAKFPVTGQLVGEAYFEALVRAFVGDHPPVSPILDLYGDTFAAFLEAFPPLRSLPYLPDVARIEWARCVASIAPDHPVFRIESSADIEVAIETPCQLAPGASLIRSPFPAGTIWERHQAEILAPIPDWTAQTIAVWAQDGRVQQEIIPADFEPVLAGLVNNIPLIALLDATATQEQAVRLIGAFAGFVQSGLLVPNDVNNKNKEHDQ is encoded by the coding sequence ATGAACCGGGTATTTGCACAGGCGGTCCTCGCGCCGGCGGCGGATGTGCCGCTTGGCATCATCAATACCGGCGGTCGCTTCAATCTTTACCGGAACAATTTTCTGGCGGGCCTGACGGACATTCTCGGCGCCAAATTCCCGGTCACCGGCCAACTGGTCGGGGAGGCCTATTTCGAGGCACTTGTGCGGGCTTTTGTGGGCGATCACCCGCCCGTCTCGCCCATTCTTGACCTTTACGGCGATACCTTCGCCGCTTTTCTGGAGGCCTTCCCGCCGCTCCGTTCGCTGCCCTATCTCCCCGATGTAGCGCGGATTGAATGGGCGCGGTGCGTGGCATCAATCGCCCCGGACCATCCGGTATTCCGGATCGAAAGCAGCGCCGATATCGAAGTGGCGATTGAAACACCGTGCCAGTTGGCGCCGGGTGCCAGCCTCATCCGCTCGCCTTTCCCGGCGGGCACAATATGGGAACGCCATCAGGCCGAAATACTGGCACCGATCCCGGACTGGACCGCGCAAACCATAGCTGTCTGGGCGCAGGACGGCAGGGTCCAGCAAGAGATCATCCCGGCGGATTTTGAGCCGGTTCTGGCCGGGCTTGTGAACAATATTCCCCTGATCGCACTCCTCGACGCGACGGCAACCCAGGAACAGGCCGTCCGCCTGATCGGAGCCTTCGCCGGATTTGTGCAGTCAGGGCTGCTGGTTCCGAACGATGTGAACAATAAAAACAAGGAGCACGACCAATGA
- the bufB gene encoding MNIO family bufferin maturase translates to MAGKLDIAGPPAPSPANRRELAPGVGVGLKRPHLKQLLANPTSIDFVEVHAENFMLGGPNLEMLQDVARVWPVSVHGVALSLGGDDPLDRDHLARLRHLIDTVKPASFSEHIAWSRDDGIYLNDLLPIPYNRLTIDRMGESINEAQQYLGRRILLENPASYVRFRSDTLFEADFIAELVHRTGCGLLLDLNNLYVSARNHGWDMRDWLSRIQLGAVGEIHLAGHEQSLDEDGSPVLIDTHGDAVADAVWALYEDFLALAGPRPTLIERDNNIPPLAELLVEVDHARLLMRPKLAGAA, encoded by the coding sequence ATGGCTGGCAAGCTCGACATCGCCGGTCCCCCAGCCCCATCCCCCGCTAACCGGCGGGAGCTTGCCCCTGGTGTCGGGGTTGGTCTGAAGCGGCCTCACCTGAAGCAGCTTCTGGCCAACCCCACAAGTATCGACTTTGTCGAGGTCCATGCCGAGAATTTCATGCTCGGCGGACCAAACCTTGAAATGCTGCAGGATGTCGCCAGGGTCTGGCCGGTCTCGGTCCACGGCGTTGCCCTTTCGCTTGGCGGTGACGACCCGCTCGACCGCGACCATCTGGCGCGGCTGCGGCACCTGATCGATACCGTCAAACCGGCGAGCTTTTCCGAGCATATCGCCTGGTCCCGCGACGATGGCATCTATCTCAACGATCTTCTTCCCATCCCCTATAACCGACTGACCATCGACCGGATGGGTGAGAGCATCAACGAGGCGCAGCAATATCTCGGGCGGCGGATTCTCCTTGAAAATCCGGCAAGCTATGTGCGCTTCCGGTCGGACACCCTGTTCGAGGCCGATTTCATCGCGGAACTCGTGCACCGCACCGGTTGCGGCCTCCTTCTGGACCTTAACAATCTTTATGTCTCCGCCCGGAACCACGGGTGGGACATGCGCGACTGGCTCTCCCGCATCCAGCTTGGCGCCGTTGGCGAAATCCATCTGGCCGGCCATGAGCAAAGCCTGGACGAAGACGGCAGCCCCGTCCTGATCGACACCCACGGCGACGCGGTCGCCGATGCTGTCTGGGCGCTTTATGAAGATTTCCTCGCCCTCGCCGGGCCGCGCCCGACGCTGATCGAGCGCGATAACAATATCCCGCCGCTTGCCGAGCTTCTGGTGGAAGTGGATCACGCGCGATTGCTGATGCGGCCGAAACTGGCGGGTGCAGCATGA